The DNA sequence CACATAGGACCTCTACGATTGGGGTTTACTTCAGTTCGTGTAGCATCGTTGCGGGCATCTGCTCTGGCTGCTTGCATGGCTTTGAAAGGAATCAACAATGGATCCTGTTCTACCCCAAGTAAGAATCAGTCTTTGGGAGTTGAGGAGGAAGTAGATCAGGAACATGATATTGGGCAATGCAATGGACAAATGAGGGGGTCAAagaataaaaacttatgggttggCAGTAGAACTGCTAGAAAACTTTTTACTGAGGATTCACATGATGACTGCAGAGGACTTCCTCTTAACTTGAATAATGTTGAAGGAGAAGAGTTGCCTCATTTGCCTGCTTGTGATGATGGATTGGCAGGTTTAAGCTACGTGGACTCTCAAGAACCTGGAGAGTTATCTCAGGCCAATGCATTGAATTTTTTGGAAGGGTTCCTGAAAGATAACGTCGGGGAGTTTGAACAAGCTGATCGTGTAAAGAAAATTGGGGGAAAACCAAATTCTGTCTCAAGTACAGAGGGCCTGCAAAGTTTTGCCAAGAAAGCCATTGATAGAAACATAATTGGAGAAGCAGCGATTTTTGACTGGGATGATACTCGTGAGCATGAAGGAGGTGGAGAAATCTTCCGCAGAAGAAATGAAGAGTTTTTTTATGGTGGAGGCCATGGAAGAAAATCTTTTACCCTACCCTGGAAGCCTGAAGGAAGCAGACTAGATGAGTATAGAGACCATGAAGAAAATTTAGATTTCGATAACAATAGAACAGGTTTAGCTCATTCTGAGTCAAAATTAATGTGGCATAACCCAAAAGTGAGCAACAAGACAGTGCAAAcgatgaaattgaaaaaagctCTAGTCAGTGAGTCGGACAGAGAGTTTAGTGACCATCCCTGTGGACAGTCGGAAAATAATGTTACTGAGACAGATGTGCCAGAAATGTCAAACATAGGTTTTGATACGCAAATGGCTGCTGAAGCTATGGAAGCCTTGTTCCATGGTGAGAGCATTGCTAACCATGATGATAAAGATGCCTATCAAGGTAATAAGAACAATGTAAAGGGTTCCTGCAGAGGTTCTCTTGGAGGAAATACGAATAAGGTAATTCATTTGAGTCAACCCTTTTGTCGTAAGGGGGAAAACCTATCTGATATAGGGTTTGCTTCACTAAAGAATTTGGAGAGCATGAGTGCCAATTCAAGAAAAGAGTCTTCAATTTCATTGGAGAAACATTCTGATAATGTCAGGAAGCAGAGTGGAATTGAGCTGGTCAGAAAACAATCGAAGAGGGTTCACTTGATTGCTGAAGAATGTCTTACCTCCAATGGGAATGGAAACTCGAAAAAAAAGATATCTAAGACTATTGGGAAAAGAAAAGCTGGAGGGATTTTCAACAGAAGTTGCACTAACGAGTCCAACAGATATGATGGAAGTGGAGTTAGTGCAGTTAAGAAGCGGCATTTACAAGGTGAGGTTGGTCCTTGTGCATCTGTTTCTCATCAAACTAGACAGTTATTGGTAGTTAATCATTTGAAGAAGACTGCAAATGCATCTGGTGACTCTAGGGAAGAGCTGAACTATCCGATTGAGGTATGTGCCTTAATAGAGAACAGCAATAGTAGTTCAGCCATCCAAGCTTCTGAAGTGTTGGAGGAAAGATCTTCTATATCGGGCTTTAATCAATCCAGAAAAGTTAGAAGTATAAAATCAAGTCAACACGATCTATTGGCTCCAGAGTTGATAGATTGTAACAATGGTTCTATAATTGATTCATTGAGATATCCCAGGAGGAGAAGATCTCATCGAAATCTGTCTGGTCAGGAAAATGGATCTGATTGCTTGGATGGTGTATTTGAACCATCTGTTCGGCTGAAATACATTCAAAACTCTGTATCCAAGCGAAAAAGGTCATGGGGTGATGCTAAAACTCCTTTTGTTGATTCAAACCTGAAGAAAACACGTTCAGGGCATGCTTCTATATATGGAAAGTCTGGTGATGTAGATGTCAAAATTATAACTAAAGATCTAACTGACGCAAAGGCTGGAAAAGACTCTGAGAGAAATAGTGATGCAAGTTGCCCTTCTTCTACTGGAAAGGTGAATTCCAGGTTGGATGAATCACCAAGAGAGAAATGTAAACCATCTGATTTTGCCTGTACTACTCCTACCCCAGTTAACTGTAAGACACCAGAGAATGCTGCATCACCTGTTTGTATGGGTAGTGAATACTTCAAACTGTCGTGTAGAAGGAACCTGTCAAGACCAAACCTTCTGAAAGAAATCAGTAGCTTAAGTGCTGCAGTCCCTGAACTTGCTTCTGTTTCAAAAGCTTCAAGGAAGAGGAGAGATATGAGTGATGTTCGAGTCTTGTACAGCCACCACTTGGATGAGGATATAATGAAGCAGCAGAAGAAGGTAGTTAGTGATTTCGTCTCTTTTTAGCAATGTGCAAATTGGTTTAAACAATAACTTGCATGGTGTTCTTGTCTCACAGATTTTGGCTCGGCTAGGATTTACCACAGTGTCTTCTATTATGGATGCCACACACTTCATAGCTGATCAATTTGTTCGTACAAGGAATATGTTAGAGGCAATTGCTTCTGGAAAACCAGTAGTGACACATTTATGGCTCGAGAGCTGTGGACAAGCTAGCTGTTTCATTGACGAGAAAAACTATATACTGAGGGATGACAAGAAGGAAAGGGAGTTTGGATTTTGCATGCCAGTTTCATTGGCACGTGCATCCCAGCATCCACTTTTGGAGGTAAATCTCTGACTATGTTGGTTTAACAAGATCCATTGCCTTATCCAATCTCAACTGATGATATCTCCACAGGGTCGAAGAGTTTTTATTACCCCAAATATAAAGCCTAGTAAAGAAACAATTTCCAGTTTGGTTAAAGCTGTTCAGGGCCAGGTACGCAATTTTTGCAGGTTCAATTGTCTACGATTATTAAGGTGGGCCCTGGAAGTCGTtgtgttctttctttttatctcttCTCATTTTCTGGAACTCTTTAGCTGTCTCACTCACTGACATGCCTGTAGATATAAATCTTGAATCTGTTCAGTTTTCTCCCTTTCTAATTTGAGCAGATAATTTCTGGTAACTTTAAATGAATTCAAATacacttaaaaaattaatcgtTGTTTTGTTGCTGGATTCCTGTCAAATGCTCCCCAGGCGGTGGAGAGAACTTGCAGATCTACTCTGAAAAAAGATGACATTCCAGAGAATTTATTGGTTCTATCTTGTGAAGAAGATTATGTTATATGTGTTCCTTTCCTTGAAAAAGGTTTGCAACAGTAATGCATCATTAGTCTCAAAATAATCCATTCAAGATGCAAACTTCTCTAAGAATGGCGAACATTGCTTTACTTGCAGGGGCAGCAGTGTACAGTTCAGAGCTGTTATTGAATGGTATAGTCACTCAAAGGTTGGAGTATGAGAGGTTGGTTTTATTTTAGCTAGAGCATTACCTATATGATGTTAAGTAAATGATTTCTGCATAAATAAATGCTTTTATTGAAGGTAGAAGATAGTTTAGCCGTCAACTTGTTGATGTCTTCAATAATttctagcattttcttttaagaagcAAAGTTGTACTGTACATCTCTTGCCGATGGGCACAAATTGCAACTTATGTTTTAATTTGAGAGGCCAAATGAAATTGCAACTTCCTGCTAAAATAGGTGATGGCTTGGGGCAAgtgtaattttcatatcatataattctattacaatttttcaacttttatgattatttttctcCAAGTTCTCCTTTGTTGATGCTCTGCACTTGATCTCAATGCATAATTTCTACACTTTGAGGGTAAACGTTGGTCGCGTTCCTGATTGCAGGCATCGCCTCTTTGCGGATCATGTTAGAAGAACCTGTTCCACGGTGTGGATCGGAAAAGACGACGATCAGTTTTTTCCTGTGACTAAACATAAATAAGattcatttttattcattaattcCTTTGATCTTCCTTCTGGTTCTGCCTTTTAGGGCCATTTTGGCTGGTAACAAGTGCTATGATCTGTACATAATATTCAAGAAGTTGTAAAATTTATTGTATAGTGGTCTGGTGGTctgttttatctcatttgatttcttttttgttcattgcATAAGAATCTCAGATGTGAATTTGTAATATTCAAGAATTTGTAAAAGTACCGATCGTCTGGTTAATTTTTCCAAAACCATGCCTTATTATTCACTCACAGGTCAAAAGTATGATATCTAAAATTAAAgagctagttttttttttaattatatatataatatatatatatatatatataaaagaaattattcatGATGCTCAAACCATTAATGGTTTAGTAATCACTCAATAAATTAATgctattttcttaaaaagaaaatagtaggGTATGGATTTTAAGCATATtctaacaacaaaaatatcatcCTAATTCTTATGAATCAACATTCTCAAGAAGACATGAATTAACGAGgtatgttatattgttaaattattttattacaaaataaatattatttaataatgtttGCATGATCATCCTTTTTGAGTTTTGTGGATGTTTTgcagtggaaaaaaaaaaatctatttacaagctCTTATGTAAAACACATTATTCTTGCTGTCATTGATTTGCAAGAgaaacttaaaattcaaatctctTATCTGTCAAATATTGCCATGTAGATCgtgcaaaatatatattcttcgtaccgaatttttttttttttttgataaaaaagatctcattccattcatttaaGAGGATATATATCTTTGACTTCAAACAACcagtcaattacaaacgttaatagaaTCTCAGTACACTaatgtgactgacatggtctagtccagacggctTATCTCTAAAAACTGAAGTTTAAGAGATAGCATAACTCTGTTCCCAACAGAGTTCACAGTAACCAAACATAAAACTCCATACCCAACTAGATTGAgtatggagaaaccaaaccccaacaGTACCGACTAAGCGGAGGGGGGACAACACCCTTTGGACCTAAGTCCGAAGGGAcaaatgtttttgggtttttttgttttcttgaaaataaagacaatgcataaataaattacatagagaaaacactgtaaaaagagaaaaacagtgcacaaaAAACGCCTCGGAAGGGAAAACCGACGGTCGGTCTCGGGAGATCCAGAGTCGCCGGTTCGGGAGCTGCCGTGCGTTGCAACGGCAGAGAGCTCCTTGGTGGCGCGTGAGGGCCACGCGCGGACGAGCTTCAGAATTTTCGTCCCGCGCGTgcaggctacgctccactccggtTGGGGCCGTGTTCGGTGGATGTGTAGATCGGTGGCTGGGTAACCTCCTGGTGGGGCGCGTGTTGGCTATAGGGACCCCGAAGACCACGAATGGCGATTCTCCCTTTATTTGgcctgaaaaacaaaaaagaaaaaaacaaaataccaaggAAAATCAGAGAAGTAGAGGGAAAGAGTGaagggggaaggagccgaagccCCCACCCCCTCTAGCCGGTCTGAATGAGCTGGGTTTAGAGAGAAAGTTTCGGTCTTGGGAGAAAGTTCTGGAGATCAAAGTCTTGGTCTGTGTACCTTCGTAccgacttataaatagaatctTACAATCTTTTATTAGATACACCTTAATTGTTAGAGTAAAAGTAACCCTACTCTACAATATTCGAGCCATGGCtatgtatatatcatatatgtatgaaaatataatattcagcCATCTCTACTCAACTGTTAATGCTCTAACCATCCGTCCATGATGCCCGTAAATTCAATCCGAAATCTCCTCATTTGTTTGGGTTAAGTTGTATTAAATCCGGAGCCGGGTTTTATCAAAAGTTTATTCCAACTTGAGAGTCTAAAGTGAAATAGCGATAGATACATGAAGTTGATGATatggtatttatttttcatctaataatgtTCGAAATATTATATGGCTAATTCGAcatgtctttttattttatatttgaaatccttaagttGGTACTTGAATTcaataagtgtttttttttttttttttccttcaataagGTCAGAAAAGAAACATCCTACCAAGTGTCCTAGTCATAAATGTTTGAGAATGATTTATCTTAATATGTGGGCagcatagaaaataaaaaaaaaaaaggaaaaaagaagaacatCTTGAAGATATAAGAAAATGTGGAGAAAACTATAAGAGGATTTCCCCCACACTCATAAGCCCACTAGGTGCTTGGTTGAGAGTAATGAGTGTCGCCCTAATACCCGTCCCCAGGGCCCAAACTTACCCTCGAAGTAACTCGCATGCAAGGAAAAGTAAACAATTATGGTTGATGGAATGGACCGGCCTAATGCTGCTCGGCTGCATCCTGCTCACGGGGACTCGTACAGGGCAAAAAGGACAAGACGAAGAATCTTTGATCTTTTGATAAGGGAACATCGACGGACGACCAACAGGGCCTTGTATAATAAAGCTACAAAGAGTCCATGTCGCATTAATGACATCACTACTCGAGCAATACGTTACATTAATGATGCCGTTGCGGAGGCACGCCGCATTAAAAGATCCTGACAAACAGAACAATAGTGAAGATGTAGGTCCCACGGGGGCAGGCACGATCTGCCCCCTTAGACTCACGATATAAATAGCAATTTCCAGGTACGAAAAATGTCTCTGGTCTctagactctctcattatttgCAAACTTCCAAAATAATCTACTGACTTTAACATCGGAGACTCCCTAGCCCCAAGGCCATCCTctcctagtttttttttcttcgttttCATAGGCCTAGTTTTGAAAATCCGAGTTGTTGGAAACTGGCCCAAAGGTgcacgaaacacgacgttaacagtggCGCTGTTTGTGGGCTCCTTCGTAGATCTTGCGTGTACTTCGTATGCTTGGGACAACCTGTTCCAAACAACTTGAGAGGGACACAGAGGAAGTTGCCATGGAGGCGAGACTGAAAGCTATGGAGGTTTGAGTAACAAAGTTAATCGGCGAAGTGCAAAAACTTCGCAAGGAGAATGAGGAGCTAAAAAAACCTCAATAAGGACAAAACGAAGAGGCGGAGCCCAGTAATAGCAAGCATGTGGAGTCCCAAAACGTGGGAGCTGGAGTGAACGTGGATGAGGAGAGGAAGAACATACAAGACAAGCTCCGTAATCTCAAAATCTcaaaggaaaatatgaagaGATTTCAAAAAAAGTGGGCACATCATCGTCGGTGGACCAACTGCTTACAAGCACTGGTCTACCCTACATGGAAAAAGTAATAGTTGTGCCCTTGCCACTGAAGTTCAGGGTCCCCCATCATGGAGATGTACGATGGAGGGAGGGACCCCCTTGAGCACCTGGAAACCTTCAGGGTTCACATGACGTTGCATGGCTTCCTGGGAGAGGTGGCATGCAGGGCGTTCCCGTTGACCCTAAAGGGGCCAGCAAGAGTATGGTTTGTATCACAGGCGCCCGGTTTCGTAGATAATTTTGGCGAGCTGGCTCAAGTATTTTTGACCCATTTCATATCAAGTCGAAAAAGGCGACGCCCAACAACGTACCTCCTCACTATTAAGCAAAGGGAGGAGAAAAGTCTGAAGGCGTACTAGTTCCGGTTCAACGAGGAGCGCATGACCACCGATGATCAGGACAAAAAGATATTCTTGGTGGCGCTTCTAGGAGGGGTTTGGTCACGATTCCAGTTAATGGTCAAGCTGTTAAGAAGGACTCCTGTAACGCTGCTGGAGTTTATGGACTAGGCCGAATTTTATTAACGCCGAATACACTCTTCGAGCCTTAACAGAGCCGTGCAAGAAGTTAGACTGGAGGCATAGGTAATAACTACCGCCAACAAAAGGAGGCAATGTTTCAACAAATGAGTGTGTCCGAGAGCATTCAAAGTCGGAGGCCTCATACTTAAAGAAACAGGAACAACAACACGAGACAAGGGAAAGCTGGGCTCCCGATGGGAAGGCCCCTACGTGGTCACCGCCACAAATCGCTTGGGCTCTTACAAACTTTGAGACTCCCAAAGAAATGAGCTATTGCACCCCTAGAATGCTGAACACCTAcgaaaatattattactaaagCTACcttaattattctaaatttatgttttcatgcATACA is a window from the Juglans regia cultivar Chandler chromosome 7, Walnut 2.0, whole genome shotgun sequence genome containing:
- the LOC108995078 gene encoding uncharacterized protein LOC108995078 isoform X1, giving the protein MEPNVNTPDIQTQFLDSQYSPPSFSVGENVETEDADELKYLESTVPFDATVTADDAFGTQLVNLAGETQVLSIAGETQVYDDADCSENMATQLFDVFDNQVAGVMEGKGTEEAEDFGDSDEQSDDESIRSGSGQSVDGEKIYNSLHEHHNKGLLERFDPLPDKEHITEVHVSTATCAVEGSLKPKPGPLRLGFTSVRVASLRASALAACMALKGINNGSCSTPSKNQSLGVEEEVDQEHDIGQCNGQMRGSKNKNLWVGSRTARKLFTEDSHDDCRGLPLNLNNVEGEELPHLPACDDGLAGLSYVDSQEPGELSQANALNFLEGFLKDNVGEFEQADRVKKIGGKPNSVSSTEGLQSFAKKAIDRNIIGEAAIFDWDDTREHEGGGEIFRRRNEEFFYGGGHGRKSFTLPWKPEGSRLDEYRDHEENLDFDNNRTGLAHSESKLMWHNPKVSNKTVQTMKLKKALVSESDREFSDHPCGQSENNVTETDVPEMSNIGFDTQMAAEAMEALFHGESIANHDDKDAYQGNKNNVKGSCRGSLGGNTNKVIHLSQPFCRKGENLSDIGFASLKNLESMSANSRKESSISLEKHSDNVRKQSGIELVRKQSKRVHLIAEECLTSNGNGNSKKKISKTIGKRKAGGIFNRSCTNESNRYDGSGVSAVKKRHLQGEVGPCASVSHQTRQLLVVNHLKKTANASGDSREELNYPIEVCALIENSNSSSAIQASEVLEERSSISGFNQSRKVRSIKSSQHDLLAPELIDCNNGSIIDSLRYPRRRRSHRNLSGQENGSDCLDGVFEPSVRLKYIQNSVSKRKRSWGDAKTPFVDSNLKKTRSGHASIYGKSGDVDVKIITKDLTDAKAGKDSERNSDASCPSSTGKVNSRLDESPREKCKPSDFACTTPTPVNCKTPENAASPVCMGSEYFKLSCRRNLSRPNLLKEISSLSAAVPELASVSKASRKRRDMSDVRVLYSHHLDEDIMKQQKKILARLGFTTVSSIMDATHFIADQFVRTRNMLEAIASGKPVVTHLWLESCGQASCFIDEKNYILRDDKKEREFGFCMPVSLARASQHPLLEGRRVFITPNIKPSKETISSLVKAVQGQAVERTCRSTLKKDDIPENLLVLSCEEDYVICVPFLEKGAAVYSSELLLNGIVTQRLEYERHRLFADHVRRTCSTVWIGKDDDQFFPVTKHK
- the LOC108995078 gene encoding uncharacterized protein LOC108995078 isoform X2, with the translated sequence MEPNVNTPDIQTQFLDSQYSPPSFSGENVETEDADELKYLESTVPFDATVTADDAFGTQLVNLAGETQVLSIAGETQVYDDADCSENMATQLFDVFDNQVAGVMEGKGTEEAEDFGDSDEQSDDESIRSGSGQSVDGEKIYNSLHEHHNKGLLERFDPLPDKEHITEVHVSTATCAVEGSLKPKPGPLRLGFTSVRVASLRASALAACMALKGINNGSCSTPSKNQSLGVEEEVDQEHDIGQCNGQMRGSKNKNLWVGSRTARKLFTEDSHDDCRGLPLNLNNVEGEELPHLPACDDGLAGLSYVDSQEPGELSQANALNFLEGFLKDNVGEFEQADRVKKIGGKPNSVSSTEGLQSFAKKAIDRNIIGEAAIFDWDDTREHEGGGEIFRRRNEEFFYGGGHGRKSFTLPWKPEGSRLDEYRDHEENLDFDNNRTGLAHSESKLMWHNPKVSNKTVQTMKLKKALVSESDREFSDHPCGQSENNVTETDVPEMSNIGFDTQMAAEAMEALFHGESIANHDDKDAYQGNKNNVKGSCRGSLGGNTNKVIHLSQPFCRKGENLSDIGFASLKNLESMSANSRKESSISLEKHSDNVRKQSGIELVRKQSKRVHLIAEECLTSNGNGNSKKKISKTIGKRKAGGIFNRSCTNESNRYDGSGVSAVKKRHLQGEVGPCASVSHQTRQLLVVNHLKKTANASGDSREELNYPIEVCALIENSNSSSAIQASEVLEERSSISGFNQSRKVRSIKSSQHDLLAPELIDCNNGSIIDSLRYPRRRRSHRNLSGQENGSDCLDGVFEPSVRLKYIQNSVSKRKRSWGDAKTPFVDSNLKKTRSGHASIYGKSGDVDVKIITKDLTDAKAGKDSERNSDASCPSSTGKVNSRLDESPREKCKPSDFACTTPTPVNCKTPENAASPVCMGSEYFKLSCRRNLSRPNLLKEISSLSAAVPELASVSKASRKRRDMSDVRVLYSHHLDEDIMKQQKKILARLGFTTVSSIMDATHFIADQFVRTRNMLEAIASGKPVVTHLWLESCGQASCFIDEKNYILRDDKKEREFGFCMPVSLARASQHPLLEGRRVFITPNIKPSKETISSLVKAVQGQAVERTCRSTLKKDDIPENLLVLSCEEDYVICVPFLEKGAAVYSSELLLNGIVTQRLEYERHRLFADHVRRTCSTVWIGKDDDQFFPVTKHK